Proteins from one Crocosphaera sp. UHCC 0190 genomic window:
- the rpoB gene encoding DNA-directed RNA polymerase subunit beta, with amino-acid sequence MTNLTYNYNLLPDLIEIQHASFRWFLEEGLIEELNSFSPITDYTGKLELHFLGENYKLKQPKYDVDEAKRRDSSYSVQMYVPTRLINKETGEIKEQEVFIGDLPLMTDRGTFIINGAERVIVNQIVRSPGVYYKQEVDKNGRRTYSASLIPNRGAWLKFETDKNGLVWVRIDKTRKLSAQVLLKAIGLSDNEILDSLRHPEFYQRTLDKEGNPSEEDALLELYRKLRPGEPPTVSGGQQLLESRFFDSKRYDLGRVGRYKLNKKLRLNAPDTFRVLRQEDILSAIDYLINLEFDTGNIDDIDHLGNRRVRSVGELLQNQVRVGLNRLERIIRERMTVSESDSLTPASLVNPKPLVAAIKEFFGSSQLSQFMDQTNPLAELTHKRRISALGPGGLTRERAGFAVRDIHPSHHGRICPVETPEGPNAGLIGSLATYARVNQYGFIETPYYQVDNGRVRRDLDPVYLTADEEDDLRVAPGDISTDEEGNILGEGVPTRYRQEFSITGPEQVDYVAVSPVQIISVATSMIPFLEHDDANRALMGSNMQRQAVPLLRPERPLVGTGLEAQAARDSGMVIVSRTEGIVTYVDASEIRVRVTGPENHEKIGMEIMYTLQKYQRSNQDTCLNQRPLVYVGEDVVPGQVLADGSATEGGELALGQNILVAYMPWEGYNYEDAILISERLVYDDTYTSIHVEKFEIEARQTKLGPEEITREIPNVGEDALRNLDEQGIIRKGAWVDAGDILVGKVTPKGESDQPPEEKLLRAIFGEKARDVRDNSLRVPNGEKGRVVDVRVFTREQGDELPPGANMVVRVYVAQKRKIQVGDKMAGRHGNKGIISRILPIEDMPYLPDGRPVDIVLNPLGVPSRMNVGQVFECLLGWAGENLGVRFKITPFDEMYGEESSRKTVHGLLDSAAKKPRKNWIYNPEHPGKIHVFDGRTGEKFDRPVTVGQAYMLKLVHLVDDKIHARSTGPYSLVTQQPLGGKAQQGGQRFGEMEVWALEAYGAAYILQELLTVKSDDMQGRNEALNAIVKGKPIPRPGTPESFKVLMRELQSLGLDIAVHKVETAEDGTSRDVEVDLMVDTQRRAPNRPTYESLSTEDLEEEEV; translated from the coding sequence ATGACTAATCTGACCTATAACTATAACCTGCTCCCCGATCTGATTGAAATTCAACACGCCAGTTTTCGCTGGTTTCTCGAAGAAGGACTGATTGAAGAACTCAATAGTTTTTCTCCCATTACCGACTATACCGGAAAATTAGAACTGCATTTTTTAGGGGAAAACTATAAATTAAAACAACCAAAATATGATGTTGATGAAGCCAAACGGAGAGACAGCAGTTATTCGGTGCAGATGTATGTACCGACCCGTTTGATCAATAAAGAAACCGGAGAAATTAAAGAACAAGAAGTCTTTATCGGGGACTTACCCCTAATGACAGACCGGGGAACCTTTATTATTAACGGCGCAGAACGGGTGATTGTCAATCAAATTGTCCGTTCTCCAGGGGTATATTACAAACAAGAAGTTGATAAAAATGGACGGCGTACCTATTCCGCGTCTTTGATCCCCAACCGAGGAGCTTGGTTAAAATTTGAAACCGATAAAAACGGTTTAGTGTGGGTCAGAATTGATAAAACCCGTAAATTGTCCGCCCAAGTCCTCTTAAAAGCCATTGGGTTAAGCGACAATGAAATTTTAGACTCCTTACGTCATCCCGAATTTTATCAACGTACCTTAGATAAAGAAGGAAATCCCAGCGAAGAAGATGCCTTACTAGAGTTATATCGGAAACTGCGGCCGGGGGAACCCCCAACCGTTAGTGGAGGACAACAACTGCTAGAATCTCGGTTTTTTGATAGTAAACGCTATGATTTAGGGCGAGTCGGACGCTATAAACTCAACAAAAAATTGAGGTTAAACGCCCCTGATACCTTTAGAGTGCTGCGCCAAGAAGATATTCTATCAGCCATTGATTATCTGATTAACTTGGAATTTGACACAGGTAATATAGATGACATCGATCATTTAGGGAACCGTCGGGTGCGTTCCGTGGGAGAACTGCTGCAAAACCAGGTCAGAGTAGGGTTAAACCGCCTCGAAAGAATTATTCGGGAACGGATGACCGTTAGTGAGTCTGATAGTTTGACTCCTGCTTCCTTGGTCAACCCTAAACCCTTAGTGGCCGCCATTAAAGAATTCTTTGGGTCATCTCAACTGTCCCAATTTATGGATCAAACGAATCCTTTAGCCGAATTAACCCATAAACGGCGGATTTCCGCCCTAGGGCCAGGAGGACTCACCAGGGAACGGGCCGGCTTTGCTGTGCGAGATATTCACCCCTCTCACCATGGTCGCATCTGTCCGGTAGAAACCCCAGAAGGGCCCAATGCCGGGTTAATTGGTTCCTTGGCAACTTATGCCAGGGTCAATCAATATGGATTTATTGAAACCCCTTACTATCAAGTAGACAACGGACGGGTAAGGAGAGATTTAGACCCAGTTTACCTCACCGCCGACGAAGAAGATGATTTGCGGGTCGCCCCAGGGGATATTAGTACCGATGAAGAAGGTAATATCTTAGGAGAAGGGGTTCCCACTCGGTATCGTCAAGAATTTTCAATTACTGGCCCTGAACAGGTAGATTATGTGGCGGTTTCTCCGGTGCAAATTATCTCCGTCGCTACATCCATGATCCCTTTCTTAGAACATGATGACGCGAACAGGGCCTTAATGGGATCTAATATGCAGAGGCAAGCCGTTCCCTTATTGCGTCCTGAACGGCCTCTAGTGGGAACAGGACTAGAAGCGCAGGCCGCCAGAGATTCTGGGATGGTGATCGTATCAAGAACGGAAGGTATTGTTACCTATGTGGATGCCAGTGAAATTCGGGTCAGGGTCACGGGTCCAGAAAATCACGAGAAAATCGGCATGGAAATCATGTACACCCTGCAAAAATATCAACGGTCTAACCAAGATACCTGTTTAAATCAGCGTCCTCTGGTGTATGTAGGGGAAGATGTGGTACCTGGACAGGTTTTAGCCGATGGTTCGGCCACAGAAGGGGGAGAATTAGCCCTCGGACAGAACATTTTAGTGGCTTATATGCCCTGGGAAGGCTACAACTACGAAGATGCAATTTTAATCAGTGAACGGTTGGTTTATGACGACACATATACCAGTATTCACGTCGAAAAATTTGAAATTGAAGCCCGTCAAACCAAGTTAGGGCCAGAAGAAATTACCCGTGAAATTCCCAATGTGGGGGAAGATGCCTTAAGAAACTTGGATGAACAGGGTATTATCCGTAAAGGGGCTTGGGTAGATGCAGGAGACATCCTAGTAGGGAAAGTAACCCCCAAAGGGGAATCAGACCAACCCCCCGAAGAAAAGCTATTGCGGGCGATCTTTGGGGAAAAAGCGCGGGATGTACGGGATAATTCCTTGCGGGTTCCCAATGGAGAAAAAGGCAGGGTAGTTGATGTGCGGGTGTTTACCAGGGAACAGGGAGATGAATTACCCCCTGGGGCTAATATGGTGGTTCGGGTTTATGTGGCCCAGAAAAGGAAGATCCAAGTCGGGGATAAAATGGCCGGTCGTCATGGGAATAAGGGGATTATTTCCCGAATTTTGCCCATTGAAGATATGCCCTATTTACCTGATGGCCGTCCTGTTGACATTGTGCTTAACCCCTTGGGCGTTCCCTCACGGATGAATGTAGGCCAAGTGTTTGAATGTCTGTTAGGGTGGGCCGGTGAAAACTTAGGGGTCAGGTTTAAGATTACTCCCTTTGATGAAATGTACGGCGAAGAATCATCCCGTAAAACAGTTCATGGTTTATTGGACAGTGCCGCCAAGAAACCCCGTAAAAACTGGATTTATAATCCTGAACATCCAGGGAAAATTCATGTCTTTGACGGAAGAACAGGGGAAAAATTTGATCGGCCCGTTACCGTCGGTCAAGCTTATATGCTGAAACTGGTTCACCTGGTCGATGATAAGATTCACGCAAGATCTACCGGCCCTTATTCCTTGGTGACACAACAACCTTTAGGGGGTAAAGCACAACAAGGAGGACAAAGGTTTGGAGAAATGGAAGTATGGGCCCTGGAAGCTTATGGGGCGGCCTATATCCTGCAAGAACTGTTAACGGTTAAATCCGACGATATGCAAGGACGGAATGAAGCCCTGAATGCGATCGTCAAAGGAAAACCCATTCCTCGTCCTGGTACCCCTGAATCCTTTAAAGTGTTAATGCGAGAATTACAATCTTTGGGGTTAGATATTGCCGTTCATAAGGTAGAAACCGCAGAAGATGGCACCAGTCGAGATGTAGAAGTCGATTTGATGGTAGATACCCAACGCAGGGCCCCTAACCGTCCTACCTATGAATCTTTGTCTACTGAAGACCTGGAAGAAGAGGAAGTTTAA
- a CDS encoding DNA-directed RNA polymerase subunit beta' yields the protein MTFYNHIVDKGRLKKLIAWSYRHYGSARSSQMADNLKDLGFRFATRAGVSISIDDLTIPPTKRGLLESAEQEINITEARYARGEITEVERFQKVIDTWNSTSEELKDEVIRNFRETDPLNSVYMMAFSGARGNMSQVRQLVGMRGLMADPQGQIIDQPIKTNFREGLTVTEYVISSYGARKGLVDTALRTADSGYLTRRLVDVSQDVIVREIDCGTSRSLTVTAMKDGDRVKIPLVDRLLGRVLGEDVVVDGKVLAKRNQAIDSDLATEIASHVESVVVRSPLTCEAARSVCQQCYGWSLAVGRPVDLGEAVGIIAAQSIGEPGTQLTMRTFHTGGVFTGEVAEQVKATDVGAVKWGKGLTTRKVRTRHGEDAFQVETAGELTWTPAASGKKTTYSVTPGSLLFINDGDKVEKDQLLAEVTSAKTTRSTERATKDVSTDLAGEVFFANLVAEEKTDRQGNTTYIAQRGGLVWVLSGDVYNLPPGAEPVVKNGDEVIRGTVLAETKLTSVNGGVVRHQTNSREIDIITASVLLDQAEVRKESTGGHEQYVIYTTDDQRFLLKATPETKVTNHAIIAELVDDRYQTSTGGLLRYAGIEVAKGSRKAGYEVVQGGTLLWIPEETHEVNKDISLLVVEDGQYVEAGTEVVKDIFCQSSGVVEVIQKNDILREIVIKPGEFHLDVDPDEVKFKNEELIQPGTEVLPGMVITDLRQAEWIESTEGLGLLLRPVEEYPVSDEPAAPSQGSINEEEGRRIELRSVQRLFYKDGERVKSVDGIHLLSTQLVLEIVVGANNQGSGTESTTVNLSADIELKNDDEADCQRLQLVILESLILRRDLDTDPHGGLIKTTVLVTDGQQIAPGEVVAKTEIQCKEHGEVRGIKSGQEAIRRVLVVRDEDVTTLTIPQKPTVAKNELIVAATELAPGVIAPESGRVVAIQSTDSGYNIKLRLARPYRVSAGAILHIDDGDLVQRGDNLVLLVYERSKTGDIIQGLPRIEELLEARKPKEACVLARKPGVCQVEYLEDESVDVKVIEDDGTISEYPILPNQNVMVSDNQRVDVGDPLTDGPANPHEMLEVFFGYYVEKKGVYDAALVGLQAAQKFLVDQVQTVYQSQGIDISDKHIEVIVRQMTAKVRVDDGGDTTMLPGELVELRQIEQVNEAMAITGGAPARYTPVLLGITKASLNTDSFISAASFQETTRVLTEAAIEGKSDWLRGLKENVIIGRLIPAGTGYNIHEEMAMGGVDNTIEEVPKNRYERENNHDQPRPTRLLGSNLDEVDENMILDDNIARAYTEADSPWSLESDDDLDDDFDDD from the coding sequence ATGACATTCTATAACCACATTGTTGACAAGGGTCGTTTAAAAAAATTAATTGCCTGGTCTTACCGTCATTATGGGTCGGCCCGGAGTTCTCAAATGGCGGATAATTTAAAAGATTTGGGGTTCCGCTTTGCGACAAGAGCAGGGGTTTCAATTAGTATTGATGATCTGACTATCCCACCAACTAAGCGGGGACTGCTTGAGAGTGCAGAACAAGAAATTAATATCACAGAAGCTCGATATGCCAGAGGAGAAATTACCGAAGTAGAGCGTTTCCAAAAGGTAATTGATACCTGGAATAGTACCTCAGAAGAATTGAAAGATGAGGTGATTCGTAATTTCCGAGAAACTGACCCCCTCAACTCAGTTTATATGATGGCTTTTTCTGGGGCGCGGGGAAATATGAGCCAAGTCCGTCAGTTAGTGGGAATGCGGGGCTTAATGGCTGATCCCCAAGGGCAGATTATTGACCAACCGATTAAAACTAACTTCCGAGAAGGGTTAACCGTAACAGAATATGTCATTTCTTCCTATGGGGCCCGGAAAGGTTTAGTAGACACAGCTTTGCGGACGGCAGACTCTGGCTATCTAACACGACGTTTGGTAGATGTGTCCCAAGATGTAATTGTGCGGGAAATTGACTGCGGTACCAGTCGCAGCCTCACGGTGACGGCGATGAAAGATGGCGATCGCGTAAAAATTCCTTTGGTGGATCGCTTACTCGGCAGGGTACTGGGGGAAGATGTGGTGGTAGATGGTAAAGTTTTAGCCAAGCGTAATCAAGCCATTGATTCTGACTTAGCAACTGAGATCGCCTCCCACGTGGAATCGGTGGTAGTGCGATCACCCCTAACCTGTGAAGCGGCCCGTTCCGTCTGTCAACAATGCTATGGTTGGAGTCTGGCCGTAGGTCGGCCCGTGGATCTTGGGGAAGCGGTAGGAATTATTGCGGCTCAGTCCATTGGAGAACCAGGGACACAATTAACCATGCGAACTTTCCACACAGGTGGGGTGTTTACGGGAGAAGTGGCCGAGCAAGTCAAGGCAACGGATGTGGGAGCAGTGAAGTGGGGTAAAGGACTAACTACCCGCAAGGTTCGGACTCGCCATGGGGAAGATGCCTTTCAGGTAGAAACGGCCGGAGAATTAACTTGGACACCAGCGGCCAGTGGTAAAAAAACGACTTATTCTGTAACGCCGGGGTCTTTGTTGTTCATCAATGATGGGGACAAGGTTGAAAAAGATCAGTTGCTGGCAGAGGTGACTTCGGCTAAGACGACGCGCTCAACAGAACGGGCCACAAAGGATGTGTCAACAGATTTGGCAGGGGAAGTATTCTTTGCCAATTTAGTCGCCGAAGAAAAAACCGATCGCCAGGGGAACACGACTTATATTGCTCAACGGGGTGGTTTAGTTTGGGTCTTGTCAGGAGATGTCTATAATTTGCCCCCAGGAGCAGAACCCGTTGTGAAGAATGGGGATGAGGTAATAAGAGGAACGGTGTTAGCAGAAACGAAGCTGACATCGGTAAATGGTGGGGTGGTTCGTCATCAAACCAATAGCCGTGAGATTGATATTATTACCGCTTCGGTATTGTTGGATCAGGCTGAAGTACGCAAGGAAAGTACGGGAGGGCATGAACAGTATGTGATTTATACGACGGATGACCAACGCTTTTTGTTAAAGGCTACCCCAGAGACGAAGGTGACGAATCATGCAATCATTGCTGAGTTGGTCGATGATCGTTATCAGACTTCCACCGGGGGCTTATTGCGCTATGCAGGAATTGAGGTAGCCAAAGGCAGCCGAAAAGCCGGCTATGAAGTGGTTCAAGGGGGTACATTATTATGGATTCCTGAAGAAACCCATGAAGTCAATAAGGATATTTCTTTGTTGGTGGTTGAGGATGGCCAGTATGTCGAGGCAGGAACCGAGGTGGTTAAGGATATCTTCTGTCAGTCCTCTGGGGTGGTAGAGGTGATTCAAAAGAATGATATTCTCCGGGAAATTGTGATTAAACCTGGGGAGTTTCATTTAGACGTTGATCCCGACGAGGTGAAGTTTAAAAATGAGGAGTTGATTCAACCAGGGACAGAGGTACTTCCGGGTATGGTGATCACGGATCTGCGTCAAGCGGAATGGATCGAAAGTACGGAAGGTTTGGGGTTGTTGTTGCGGCCCGTGGAAGAATATCCCGTATCTGATGAACCGGCCGCGCCGTCTCAAGGGTCGATTAATGAAGAAGAGGGCCGGCGGATTGAGTTGCGATCAGTGCAACGACTCTTTTATAAAGATGGGGAACGGGTGAAGTCAGTAGATGGCATCCATTTGTTAAGTACCCAATTGGTTCTGGAAATTGTGGTCGGGGCCAATAACCAGGGGTCGGGAACTGAGTCAACAACGGTAAATCTTTCCGCTGATATTGAATTAAAAAATGATGATGAGGCAGATTGTCAACGATTACAGTTGGTGATTTTAGAGTCTTTGATTTTGCGTCGGGATCTTGATACCGATCCCCATGGTGGTCTAATTAAAACAACTGTTTTGGTCACAGATGGTCAACAAATTGCCCCAGGGGAGGTAGTGGCAAAAACGGAAATCCAATGTAAGGAACATGGGGAAGTTCGGGGGATTAAAAGCGGCCAAGAGGCGATCCGTCGGGTTTTGGTCGTGCGGGACGAAGATGTCACCACCCTGACGATTCCTCAAAAACCAACGGTGGCTAAAAATGAGTTGATTGTGGCAGCAACGGAGTTGGCCCCTGGGGTAATTGCCCCTGAGTCGGGACGGGTGGTGGCGATTCAATCCACTGATTCGGGTTATAACATTAAATTGCGTTTAGCCCGTCCTTATCGGGTTTCTGCTGGAGCAATTTTACATATTGATGATGGGGACTTGGTGCAACGGGGTGATAATCTCGTTTTATTGGTGTATGAACGTTCTAAAACAGGGGACATCATTCAAGGTTTACCCAGAATTGAGGAACTTTTAGAAGCCCGTAAACCGAAAGAAGCTTGTGTGTTGGCCCGCAAACCAGGGGTTTGTCAGGTGGAATATCTAGAGGATGAAAGTGTTGATGTGAAGGTCATTGAAGATGATGGCACCATCAGCGAATATCCTATCTTACCGAACCAAAATGTCATGGTATCTGATAATCAACGGGTTGATGTGGGCGATCCCTTAACGGATGGACCTGCAAATCCCCATGAGATGTTAGAGGTCTTCTTTGGCTATTATGTGGAGAAGAAAGGGGTTTATGACGCGGCACTGGTTGGTTTACAGGCAGCCCAAAAATTCTTGGTGGATCAGGTACAGACGGTTTATCAGTCTCAAGGGATTGATATTTCTGATAAACATATTGAGGTGATTGTCCGTCAGATGACCGCGAAAGTACGGGTAGATGATGGGGGTGATACCACTATGTTACCTGGGGAATTGGTGGAGTTACGTCAAATTGAACAGGTTAATGAAGCCATGGCCATTACAGGGGGTGCGCCGGCCCGCTACACTCCAGTATTATTGGGGATTACAAAAGCCTCTTTAAATACGGACAGCTTTATTAGTGCAGCTTCTTTCCAAGAAACAACTCGTGTCTTAACGGAAGCTGCCATTGAAGGAAAGTCTGATTGGTTACGAGGACTAAAGGAAAATGTGATTATTGGTCGCTTAATTCCTGCGGGTACTGGCTATAATATTCATGAAGAAATGGCCATGGGAGGGGTTGACAATACTATTGAAGAAGTCCCTAAAAATCGCTATGAACGGGAGAATAATCATGACCAACCTCGCCCCACTAGGCTATTAGGGTCGAATTTAGACGAGGTGGATGAGAATATGATCTTAGATGATAATATTGCTCGCGCCTACACTGAAGCAGATTCTCCTTGGAGTTTAGAGTCTGATGATGATCTTGATGATGATTTTGATGACGATTAA
- a CDS encoding TlyA family RNA methyltransferase yields MSKQRLDTLLVERNLCSSRQQAQGLIRAGEVRVNQRIIDKPGTEVDTSADIQLQAKPPYVSRGGQKLEKALKVFNVAVEGRICLDGGISTGGFTDCLLKAGAKQVYGIDVGYGQVAWSLRQDQRVILKERTNFRYLTPELLYQDDTRADLGVMDVSFISLTKVLEPLWHLLAQPKEVILLVKPQFEVGRSRVGKKGVVRDPKDHAQAISQVLQTAYDLGWYYCGLVKSPITGPAGNIEYLLWLRSDHGTQEYQLEMIEQVTQGKSSEIFSDFT; encoded by the coding sequence TTGAGTAAACAACGTCTCGACACCCTATTAGTTGAACGCAACCTTTGTTCCTCCCGTCAACAGGCCCAAGGACTGATTCGGGCCGGAGAAGTCAGGGTTAATCAACGAATTATTGACAAACCTGGCACCGAAGTCGATACCTCTGCTGACATTCAACTTCAAGCAAAACCCCCTTATGTCTCTCGTGGGGGACAAAAGCTCGAAAAAGCCCTAAAAGTATTTAACGTGGCTGTAGAAGGGAGAATTTGTCTGGATGGGGGGATTTCAACAGGGGGGTTCACTGATTGTTTATTGAAGGCGGGGGCCAAACAAGTTTATGGCATTGATGTGGGTTATGGACAAGTGGCTTGGTCTTTGCGTCAAGATCAGCGAGTGATCTTAAAAGAACGGACGAATTTTCGCTATCTCACCCCTGAGCTATTATATCAAGACGACACTAGGGCAGATTTAGGGGTGATGGATGTTTCATTCATTTCTTTAACTAAAGTCTTAGAACCCTTGTGGCATCTTTTGGCACAACCAAAGGAAGTTATCTTATTGGTGAAACCCCAATTTGAAGTCGGGCGATCGCGGGTGGGTAAAAAAGGTGTGGTTCGAGATCCGAAAGATCATGCTCAGGCGATCAGCCAAGTTTTACAAACTGCTTATGATCTGGGTTGGTATTATTGTGGTTTAGTTAAGTCTCCCATCACTGGACCGGCGGGAAATATCGAATATTTACTATGGTTACGGAGCGATCACGGAACACAAGAATATCAATTAGAGATGATTGAGCAAGTTACTCAAGGAAAAAGTAGTGAAATCTTTTCGGATTTTACTTAA